One genomic segment of Pandoraea thiooxydans includes these proteins:
- a CDS encoding threonine aldolase family protein has product MSSPAPNQHFASDNYAGICPEALKYIVEANGSGHEVAYGDDSWTQRVCDRLRDLFQTDCEVFFVFNGTAANSLALASLCQSYHSVICHELAHVETDECGGPEFFSNGSKLLVAQGGPENGKLTPDAIESVVMRRADIHYPKPKVVTLTQSTEVGTVYTVEEVRAIAAIAKRRHLRVHMDGARFANAVASLDVHPSEITWRAGVDVLCFGGTKNGLPVGEAVVFFDHTLAEDFAYRVKQAGQLASKMRFISAPWLGLLDNDVWLRNARHANAMARLLHERLRVIPGVRIMFEPQANAVFAELPLHVIEQLRARRWRFYTFIGAGGCRLMCAWDTRPETVEQIAADIAALCAA; this is encoded by the coding sequence ATGTCGAGCCCTGCGCCGAACCAGCACTTTGCCTCCGACAACTATGCGGGGATTTGTCCCGAGGCGCTCAAATACATTGTCGAAGCCAATGGTAGTGGCCACGAGGTGGCGTATGGCGACGATTCGTGGACGCAGCGTGTGTGCGACCGCCTGCGCGATCTGTTCCAGACCGATTGCGAAGTATTTTTCGTTTTCAACGGCACGGCCGCCAATTCACTGGCGCTTGCCTCGCTGTGCCAGTCGTATCACTCGGTGATTTGCCATGAGTTGGCCCATGTGGAGACCGACGAGTGCGGCGGCCCCGAGTTTTTTTCCAACGGTTCCAAGCTGCTGGTGGCCCAGGGCGGTCCTGAGAACGGCAAGTTGACACCCGATGCGATCGAGTCGGTGGTGATGCGTCGCGCCGATATTCACTATCCGAAACCCAAGGTGGTGACGCTCACACAGTCGACCGAAGTCGGCACCGTCTATACGGTGGAGGAGGTGCGGGCGATCGCGGCGATCGCCAAGCGCCGGCATCTGCGCGTGCACATGGATGGCGCGCGCTTTGCCAATGCGGTTGCCTCGCTGGATGTGCATCCGTCGGAAATCACCTGGCGCGCCGGGGTCGACGTGCTGTGTTTCGGCGGCACCAAGAATGGTTTGCCGGTGGGCGAGGCGGTGGTGTTCTTCGATCACACGCTGGCCGAGGATTTCGCTTACCGGGTCAAACAGGCGGGGCAACTGGCATCGAAAATGCGCTTTATCTCGGCGCCCTGGCTGGGGCTGCTGGACAACGACGTGTGGCTGCGCAATGCGCGCCATGCCAATGCCATGGCCCGGTTGCTGCATGAGCGCCTGCGCGTGATTCCCGGCGTGCGGATCATGTTCGAGCCGCAGGCGAATGCGGTGTTTGCCGAATTGCCACTGCACGTGATCGAGCAATTGCGGGCACGCCGCTGGCGTTTCTACACGTTTATCGGTGCCGGCGGGTGCCGCCTGATGTGCGCGTGGGACACCCGGCCCGAGACGGTCGAGCAGATCGCCGCCGACATTGCCGCGCTTTGCGCGGCGTGA
- a CDS encoding chloride channel protein, which yields MLFRPRQLSSPAVRHLQRLWFNYGVFWLGAILVGLVAVFYAKLIDWTFEIFQSIEHRAFWLPLIITPLGSALAIWLTQKYFRGSEGSGIPQVIATLEESKLGPTLLSFRIMFGKIAISLLGILCGFTIGREGPTVQVGASLMYGMRRTYRRSSIQIERQLALAGAAAGLSAAFNTPLAGVVFAIEELSRSFEQRASGTLITAIIFSGIVTLGIQGNYLYFGRIQATGAFSSTVILAVVVISIVTGLMGGLFSWLLLNISRWIPSPLLTLRHSRPVQFALVCGALIAVLGIVSGGTTYGSGYAEARGLLEAHHLLSPFYAFLKFAALVVSYISGIPGGIFSPSLSIGAGLGQLLSYLFSSIPMPFLIALCMGGYLAAVTQAPITAFVIVVEMIDGHQMVIPLMACALLSSRVSRLFSRPLYHTISHRFLQPTVPAPERA from the coding sequence ATGCTGTTCCGTCCCCGCCAACTCTCCAGTCCAGCCGTGCGCCACTTGCAGCGGCTTTGGTTCAATTATGGCGTCTTTTGGCTTGGCGCCATCCTGGTCGGGCTGGTCGCCGTGTTTTACGCCAAGCTGATCGACTGGACCTTCGAGATATTCCAGTCGATCGAGCATCGGGCGTTCTGGCTGCCATTGATCATTACCCCGCTGGGCTCGGCGCTGGCAATCTGGCTCACGCAAAAATACTTTCGCGGCTCGGAGGGCAGCGGCATCCCGCAGGTCATCGCAACCCTCGAGGAGAGCAAGCTCGGCCCGACGCTGCTCTCGTTTCGCATCATGTTCGGCAAGATCGCCATTTCGTTGCTGGGCATCCTGTGCGGCTTCACCATCGGCCGCGAGGGCCCGACCGTGCAGGTCGGCGCATCGCTGATGTACGGAATGCGCCGTACCTATCGACGCAGCAGTATCCAGATCGAACGGCAATTGGCCCTGGCGGGCGCTGCGGCAGGCCTGTCGGCCGCCTTCAATACGCCGCTGGCGGGCGTCGTGTTTGCCATCGAAGAGTTGAGCCGCTCGTTCGAGCAACGCGCCAGCGGTACGTTGATCACCGCGATCATCTTTTCGGGGATCGTCACGCTCGGCATTCAAGGCAACTACCTTTACTTCGGCCGCATTCAGGCCACTGGCGCCTTCAGTTCGACGGTCATCCTGGCCGTCGTCGTGATCAGCATCGTCACCGGGCTCATGGGCGGTCTGTTCAGCTGGCTGCTGCTCAATATTTCGCGCTGGATTCCGTCGCCGCTGTTGACACTGCGCCATAGTCGCCCCGTTCAATTCGCGCTGGTGTGCGGCGCGCTGATTGCGGTACTGGGCATCGTCTCCGGCGGCACGACATACGGCAGCGGCTACGCCGAAGCGCGCGGCCTGCTCGAGGCCCACCACCTGCTCTCTCCCTTCTATGCGTTCCTGAAGTTTGCCGCGCTGGTCGTGTCATACATCAGCGGCATTCCAGGCGGGATCTTCTCGCCGTCCCTGTCGATCGGCGCCGGCCTCGGGCAGTTGCTTTCATATCTGTTCTCGAGCATACCGATGCCGTTCCTGATCGCGCTGTGCATGGGCGGCTATCTGGCCGCCGTCACGCAGGCGCCCATCACGGCATTCGTGATCGTGGTGGAAATGATCGACGGCCACCAGATGGTGATTCCGCTCATGGCCTGCGCCCTGTTGTCCAGCCGGGTCTCACGCCTGTTCTCGCGGCCGCTCTATCACACCATCTCGCACCGGTTCCTGCAGCCCACGGTACCGGCCCCCGAGCGCGCGTAA